The Chiloscyllium plagiosum isolate BGI_BamShark_2017 unplaced genomic scaffold, ASM401019v2 scaf_29744, whole genome shotgun sequence genome includes the window CTTGCCTGTGCTCTGCACACCCAGCACCGTCAGCACAAACACATGGGTCTCTCTGCCAATCCTGGCTTCAACTGCCTTCAGTACATCAGCGACCCATTGTAAAGGGATGTTGGAAACATCTCCATCGATGAGCTCCAGAGGGAACCCGTCCAACATCAGCTCAGCAGCAAAGTGGGGTAATATTTGCACtgtgtctctctcttcctcattACGGTTCTCCTGCTTTATCAGTGTTTCATAGATCAGTCCGATTTCTCGCATGAAGTGTTCAAGTCCAAGGGAGCTGGCAGTTATCTGTCGGTCTAATTCCTGTAACTGTTTGTTGATTGTAGGGTCTTTCTGCTCCGTTGACTGTCCCTGAGATTTCTCATACAAAGCTTTATACTGTTCACGTAAAACAGAGAGAGTGTCTCTCGATCTGGAATCCAACTGGAATTTCATCCACTGCAGGAAATATGTCCTCTCATCCCTGTCTGTCAGGGCTGTGATAAAACCTTTCATATCAGCCGATATACCTTTCTCTCGCTGCTGCTTTAGGAGTTTCCTCTTCTCTTCCTCAAGGTCATTCCAATATTTTTGTGGTGAACTCTCCTTTCCCTGTTTTAGGCGACATTGTTCTTTTTCTATTTTGGAAACTTGTTGCCAAGTGAAACCCTGAAAAGACATGTTTTTTGATTTGTATTGGCTAATGGTCTCTCCTTTAATAGGGTTATAAATGTTACCAGATTTTTCTTTACCCTGTGAACACAGCTCGTCATCCTCATCTATTGAAATTCCCATCTCTCTTGCAGTTACTGCCAGTGTCTCCAAATGGCTGGGGTCCCGAATATTATTTTGATGGGTTATTTCCAAGGCCTTTTTCAATGTGGATCGCAGTGTCTTAGTAAACTCTgcattgtttctttttccttgaaAGAATATTTGTTCCTTTTTAAACACTGAGGATGTAATGAATTCCTTTAAGTGCCCTTTagtctcactgctcacactgctcCCAGTGAGCACTATGTATTTACTCGCTGGAGACTGGGCGAGGGACTTCAGGGTCTTGCTTGAGCCACTGTCAACATTATCAATCCAAATAAAAACAGCTGAAGAGATGGTTGTCAGAAACTGAACCTGTGTGTGGAACTCGT containing:
- the LOC122545314 gene encoding up-regulator of cell proliferation-like; translated protein: MELAYQSKKLFLSDILSVNAETLQNQSPDSPQEIPGYFLRNLMMVHSRARNFNYELTKTQNQSESENLDFLSQDEHSEGLYHPLDIIVSIFLCADPFVQQELMVKMSLCQFALPLLLPAGNKGYTFLLWALRSIVKKWCPLSLRDSAGFKETNMVTADIPIFSFIRLGSCSISKSMILNEVLSPSQQHHNFFIHHNMEGGDIPRRISDGLVELCWYLPSGSEELDLFPEPMTILNLRGDGHEFHTQVQFLTTISSAVFIWIDNVDSGSSKTLKSLAQSPASKYIVLTGSSVSSETKGHLKEFITSSVFKKEQIFFQGKRNNAEFTKTLRSTLKKALEITHQNNIRDPSHLETLAVTAREMGISIDEDDELCSQGKEKSGNIYNPIKGETISQYKSKNMSFQGFTWQQVSKIEKEQCRLKQGKESSPQKYWNDLEEEKRKLLKQQREKGISADMKGFITALTDRDERTYFLQWMKFQLDSRSRDTLSVLREQYKALYEKSQGQSTEQKDPTINKQLQELDRQITASSLGLEHFMREIGLIYETLIKQENRNEEERDTVQILPHFAAELMLDGFPLELIDGDVSNIPLQWVADVLKAVEARIGRETHVFVLTVLGVQSTG